Genomic window (Paenibacillus sp. PK3_47):
CTCTAAGGACTTATTAAGCTGGTCCGGCAAAAAAGAAGCAGCACCCGCGGATATCATCCGGCAGGTGCCGCTTGTAGAAAGCTCATAACCTTACAAAATATTCAATGACTCCAGCAGTACAGCCAGCCCCAACACAGCAACCCGTGCCAGGCTTATCAGCACGAAATTTTTGACCGACAAAATAAAGGTCGTCGCCTTCTCCTGCTTCTCCTGAAACAGCGCAATGTTGTGCCGCAGTGGAACCAGAGTGATCAGCAGCAGCACGACCAGCACCGGATTCACACCAAGCAGCAGCAGCACAATCAGATCCAGATAAGAGACATAATAGAGCAGCTTGAACAGCAAAAGGGCATTCTTGCGTCCGATATATACGGGAAGTGTATACCGGCGGTTCTCCACGTCATCTTCAATGTCACAGATGTTATTGGCCAGCATAATTCCGGCAATGCCGAGAATCGCCGGTACCGAGAACCAGAAGAGATACAGCACCTCAAGGATATTGATATGAAGATCAATCCAGCCGTTCTGCAGCAGGAGCGTCACGACACTCTGGTCGGAGTGGATATAGGCCGAGATGAAGATGATCACAAAGCCCATAAACAGTCCGGAGAACAGCTCGCCGAGCGGCATCCGCGAGATCGGGATCGGACCGAAAGAATAAAGAATCCCAATCAGGAACGACAGGCCTCCGAGCAAAAAAACAAGCAAGCCGACCTGTGTGACCAGGGCAATTCCGCCGCCCGCCGCCAGCAGCAGCAGAATAATGATCGTCGCCACCACAGTGGTTTCCTTAAGCTTGTAGTGGACGATGGCATTATGCGTCTCGTAGCCGTAGCCATGCGTTTTGGATGCTTTTTTGTAATCATAATAATTGTTGATCGCCGTTGTGGCCATGTCGAAGCTTAGCAGGGACACGAACATAAGTGCAAAGCGCAGAATATAAAAATCCTCGAACCGGTACAGGGCATACAGTGAACCCATCAGGAACGGAATTACACTGGCTACCTTCGTCGGCAGCTCTACAAATCTCAGAAAGCTTCTTACATTCAAGGCGCTCCATCCTTATCTCTATTAATTAGGCATATTATTGTTCGGATGTAGTGATGGTCAGCGGAGACCATTCTGCAATAACCGTCTGGCCGTGCGCAGATACGCTGCCCTCCGGTGTCAGATCCTTCTCTGTCATAATGCCCAGCGCGACCGTAAAGCTGTTCAGCTTGACCGGCACATTCCGTTCGCGGCGCACCTCTTTGCCGTTCACATAGAAGACAGCCTCATCGTTACCGCGGTGGTAAGTGATTTTGTACGTATTGAATTCACGCGGCTTGAAGTCGGTATCTTCTGTAAAAATGCAGAAATATTTCGTACCGCCGGTATCCGGAACCTTAACACCCGGGAAGGGAAGCACACCGTAAACACTGGCATATTTGTCGTTGCCTGCAAAAAAATCAAGCGCCGCACCGGTTGTGAAATCGAGCAGGTTCAGCGAGACATAGCCATCGTACAGATCGTTCGGTGCAGTCCCTTGCGTGCGTGCCCGGATCTGCAACTCAAAGCTGATCTCTCCGTTCTCCGGTACTTCTACCGGCTGGGCCGAATAATACATATGCTTCGCATTGTCGAGGATCTGCACCTGGTTGTTCTGGCGGCTGATTTGTGCCCGCACATACAGAATGCCGTTCCGTACAATGACTACAGCTTCAGGTTCCCGGTAAGCCCAAAAGGTACCGTCAGGCAGCGTAAAGCCGCCGGTCTTCCAGACCTTTCCCTCTTCCAGTATCGTATGGAAATCACCCAGCACCGTCTGCTTGACGGATGCGGCCTTTGTCTCTTCACCGGGAGTTGTATGTTTGTCCATGGGATCACTCTCTTTCCGCAAAGTATGATTTGAAATCCAGCAGTGTTACATAAAGCTTTGAATCAGCAGAGCAGCAGCCATAATGGCGCCGCAGCGTACAGAAGCCTGCTGTGAAGCGCCCATCAGCGGCAGATAAGCGGCTGGCGCATTCAGCGGCTGCAGGCCGCGGTAGATATGCACAGGTGCGGCTGCGGTAAGCAGCGCAAGCAGCGCGTAAACCGGAAGCACGCCGGACAGCACACAGATGACCAGGGACGCGTAAGAAACGTAGAGCAGTATGCGGGAGAAGACCAGTGCACGGCGTTCCCCCCACACAACAACCAGCGTACGCTTGCCGGCCTGCTTGTCTGCCTTCCAGTGCAGGAAGTGATGATTGAACAGCAGCAGAGTCGTCAACAGGCCGACCGGCAGCGACAGCAGCACCGGCTTCAGGCTGAATCCGCCGGTCTGTACGAAATAGGAGCCCAGCACCGGCATAATGCCGAAGGCCGCAAAGATGGCAAATTCACTGTAGCCTTTTCCCCGGTACCCGAAACGCAGCGGGGGTGCAACATAGAAATAAGCGATCAGGGCCCCGGCAAGCACAAACCAGAGAATCTGCCAGCCGCTATAAATGCTGAGCACCGCCCCGCAGATGACAGCTACCGCAAGCAGGCCCCAGGTCATCGCCCCAAACAG
Coding sequences:
- a CDS encoding prenyltransferase; the protein is MNRWTLFKKATRFGTFPVMLIPVVLGSIGAYVWEGEFHPFLFVITIVGAVSAHLFSNMINDLWDFRNGTDTEAHNNPEMISTNSGFLSRGLMSESLFGAMTWGLLAVAVICGAVLSIYSGWQILWFVLAGALIAYFYVAPPLRFGYRGKGYSEFAIFAAFGIMPVLGSYFVQTGGFSLKPVLLSLPVGLLTTLLLFNHHFLHWKADKQAGKRTLVVVWGERRALVFSRILLYVSYASLVICVLSGVLPVYALLALLTAAAPVHIYRGLQPLNAPAAYLPLMGASQQASVRCGAIMAAALLIQSFM
- a CDS encoding DUF6081 family protein, giving the protein MDKHTTPGEETKAASVKQTVLGDFHTILEEGKVWKTGGFTLPDGTFWAYREPEAVVIVRNGILYVRAQISRQNNQVQILDNAKHMYYSAQPVEVPENGEISFELQIRARTQGTAPNDLYDGYVSLNLLDFTTGAALDFFAGNDKYASVYGVLPFPGVKVPDTGGTKYFCIFTEDTDFKPREFNTYKITYHRGNDEAVFYVNGKEVRRERNVPVKLNSFTVALGIMTEKDLTPEGSVSAHGQTVIAEWSPLTITTSEQ
- a CDS encoding 1,4-dihydroxy-2-naphthoate polyprenyltransferase, with translation MNVRSFLRFVELPTKVASVIPFLMGSLYALYRFEDFYILRFALMFVSLLSFDMATTAINNYYDYKKASKTHGYGYETHNAIVHYKLKETTVVATIIILLLLAAGGGIALVTQVGLLVFLLGGLSFLIGILYSFGPIPISRMPLGELFSGLFMGFVIIFISAYIHSDQSVVTLLLQNGWIDLHINILEVLYLFWFSVPAILGIAGIMLANNICDIEDDVENRRYTLPVYIGRKNALLLFKLLYYVSYLDLIVLLLLGVNPVLVVLLLITLVPLRHNIALFQEKQEKATTFILSVKNFVLISLARVAVLGLAVLLESLNIL